From Poecilia reticulata strain Guanapo unplaced genomic scaffold, Guppy_female_1.0+MT scaffold_335, whole genome shotgun sequence, the proteins below share one genomic window:
- the LOC103460906 gene encoding myelin-oligodendrocyte glycoprotein-like, giving the protein MISTSMTKLQVKMSEDKGSSLTSDLCVVSSTAGETIRAEPGEDAILPCTVPEKKPVKIVDWSRTDLGEYDHVALYRNNGFDDECQHPAYKNRVALLDREMKDGDVSLVLKNVTTNDNGTYECRVDGIKYNRRKRSHLKNEPISIVTLDVSAPGNKDEQKKDGGNEEGQKKDGVNITALIVGVSVGVPAVLVLSAVSGFLLYNKQRRSSQQQNQPPAAEAELQAMNVEINQETGL; this is encoded by the exons ATGATTTCTACCTCCATGACCAAGCTGCAAGTGAAAATGTCGGAGGATAAG GGTtcctctctgacctctgacctttgtgttgtttcctctACTGCAGGAGAGACGATCAGGGCTGAACCTGGAGAAGATGCCATCCTGCCATGTACAGTTCCTGAGAAAAAACCTGTGAAAATCGTAGACTGGAGCAGAACTGATCTTGGGGAATATGATCATGTTGCTCTGTATCGAAATAATGGGTTTGATGATGAGTGTCAGCATCCAGCTTATAAGAACCGAGTGGCTCTACTGGACAGAGAGATGAAGGATGGAGACGTGTCTTTGGTTCTGAAGAACGTGACGACTAATGATAATGGAACATATGAATGTAGAGTTGATGGGATTAAATATAATCGCAGGAAGAGATCTCACCTGAAGAATGAACCCATCAGTATCGTCACCCTGGATGTTTCTGCTCCAG GAAACAAAGATGAACAAAAGAAGGATGGAGGGAATGAGGAAGGACAAAAGAAAGATGGAGTGAACATCACTGCACTGATAGTTGGTGTCTCAGTTGGAGTTCCTGCTGTTCTGGTTCTATCTGCTGTTTCAGGTTTTCTGCTCTATAACAAACAGAGACGTTCATCACAGCAACAGAACCAGCCtcctgcagcagaagcagaactTCAAGcaatgaatgttgaaatcaatCAAGAAACTGGACTGTGA